The following are from one region of the Halodesulfurarchaeum sp. HSR-GB genome:
- a CDS encoding COG1361 S-layer family protein has protein sequence MSRLAALLALTVVLSIAVGPGLALGADTGSIRGEPDLSVSAPAPTLAPGQATELTLQVRNDGDLQWGGPDQRAAVLTARDVTVEATADDAPFDIESEVFALGSVSEERPREVQVAVTVPEDAEPGAYDLEVELDYSHVAQYWSSNTTQYSQDHSHTVEETIEVTVEETARFELTNVTTDAQVGADGTLTGTLTNVGSEQATDTRLALESTSPGASFVSGTGAETYVGTLDPGASKTVTYDLTVNPETTVREYAVDGTVRYTDSDGLVRADPDLSAGFSPVPEQSFSVVNATGDLQAGDERSYVVEIRNDGPRTVREPVVKLDFENPNVYLDSPQQAVEALKPGETATVSYAVDVSDSVSESHQGVTLNVAYTDVRGDRQGSDPMPATATIAAERDQFEVTVQNATVEAGSTETVEVTVHNAGDRPVSEIEAKAYLDPPLDSTDDEAMIPHLEPGESETISYAVSAADSAPAKTFGLATDFQYLTQDGDTELSRTHVVGVTVTAAPDGNLPDWLLGGLAGLGVILVGAVWQRNWLAAQFR, from the coding sequence ATGTCACGGCTGGCCGCTCTGCTCGCGCTCACGGTCGTTCTCAGTATCGCCGTCGGTCCCGGACTCGCGCTCGGGGCCGACACTGGAAGCATCCGCGGTGAACCCGATCTCTCGGTTTCGGCTCCGGCCCCGACACTCGCCCCGGGACAGGCGACTGAACTGACACTCCAGGTCCGGAACGACGGGGACCTCCAGTGGGGTGGCCCGGATCAGCGGGCGGCCGTCCTCACCGCTCGTGACGTCACCGTCGAGGCGACCGCGGACGATGCCCCCTTCGATATCGAGAGTGAGGTTTTCGCCCTGGGATCGGTCTCCGAGGAACGGCCACGAGAAGTCCAGGTTGCGGTGACCGTTCCCGAGGACGCCGAACCCGGAGCCTATGACCTCGAGGTCGAACTCGACTACTCCCACGTCGCCCAGTACTGGTCCAGTAACACGACCCAGTATTCCCAGGATCACAGCCACACCGTCGAGGAGACCATCGAAGTGACTGTCGAGGAGACGGCCCGCTTCGAACTGACGAACGTCACGACAGACGCCCAGGTCGGGGCCGATGGCACCCTCACCGGAACACTCACGAACGTCGGCTCCGAGCAGGCCACAGACACCCGTCTCGCCCTCGAATCGACGAGCCCAGGGGCCTCCTTCGTGTCCGGTACGGGCGCGGAAACCTACGTCGGCACACTCGACCCAGGGGCGTCCAAAACCGTCACCTACGACCTCACCGTGAACCCGGAGACGACCGTCCGCGAGTACGCGGTCGACGGAACCGTCCGCTACACCGATTCGGACGGCCTCGTCCGGGCGGATCCCGACCTATCAGCCGGGTTCAGCCCGGTCCCCGAGCAGTCCTTCTCGGTCGTGAACGCCACCGGGGACCTCCAGGCCGGCGACGAGCGATCATACGTGGTCGAAATCCGAAACGACGGCCCACGGACGGTTCGTGAACCGGTGGTGAAACTCGACTTCGAGAACCCGAACGTGTATCTGGATTCCCCACAGCAAGCCGTCGAGGCCCTCAAGCCAGGGGAGACGGCGACAGTCAGCTACGCCGTGGACGTAAGCGACAGCGTTTCCGAGAGCCACCAGGGAGTCACCCTCAACGTGGCCTACACCGATGTCCGGGGCGATCGACAGGGGAGTGACCCCATGCCCGCCACGGCAACGATCGCGGCCGAGCGCGACCAGTTCGAGGTGACGGTGCAAAACGCAACCGTCGAGGCGGGCAGCACCGAGACGGTCGAGGTGACCGTGCACAACGCCGGCGACCGTCCAGTCTCCGAGATCGAGGCCAAAGCGTACCTCGACCCGCCACTCGACTCGACGGACGACGAGGCGATGATTCCGCACCTGGAGCCGGGCGAGTCCGAGACGATCAGCTACGCGGTGAGTGCCGCCGATTCGGCCCCCGCGAAGACCTTCGGGCTCGCGACTGACTTCCAGTACCTGACTCAGGACGGCGACACGGAACTCTCACGCACACACGTGGTGGGCGTGACCGTCACCGCGGCACCGGACGGAAACCTGCCAGATTGGCTCCTGGGCGGCCTGGCTGGGCTGGGGGTCATCCTGGTCGGGGCGGTCTGGCAACGAAACTGGCTCGCGGCCCAGTTCCGATAA